GCTTCAACGAGACTTTGGAATCTACATTTGTAATTTGTTTGACACTCACCAGGTTTGCTTAAAATGACCCAACTATTCATTCAATATTGAATTATTTCCCATATTATTTATGAAGGCAACAAGTTTTATTAGTTTGTTTAGCAACctgaaaattttgataaaacgATGCACGTGATTTCTTATCACCATAATCTATATTCCTTGATaatctttttttcattatatcatcgaaactaatatattttaattgaatttattaGGCTTCAAAGGTGTTAAAATTGGAGAGGAAGAGTTTGGAGTATCTTCTTTGTCATTTTTGTGACATTACTGCAAACAAGGAGTATGCTGTCTTTGTTTTTACACTTAACTTTCTCGGAcgattttttctgttttttaaattaaattctggaAGGTTTACAAGTGAACTACTTGCAGATACCAGAGTGCAGATTGGAGACTACGCCCCCTTCCTTATGAAATGCTAaggtatataaatatttttgaacttaTCACATTTGATCCTCCTTTTGATTATTCCTtttgttttattcacttattctTTTTGCAGGGCTAGATTTTAACTGCCTTGATTTTCTAAAATGTACTGTGGTTGTAATTAGTAATATGACTTTGTGGTATTGTTCAGCAAACAAAATCCATAGAATCTGGTGGTCCTAGGATGTATGCCATTTCCCCTGTATTTTGGCAGGGTTGACCTGCAACTGCCTTAAGGCTACAGTGCATAACAAGTTTTATAATTCATAATGAAGTTTCTATTCTGTACTTAACACCTTACAAACTTGGGAGAATTTTATCTGTAGTAAAATAagcaaattaaaaatgttacaaGAATGTTGATGTTTAATGTTACGACAAATCTTCTTTCATTTTCcactcaaaataatttattcctTGAGCTTGCTATTAGCTTGATAGTTACCAGTATACTGTCATGGACACCCTAATTACTGTAAtctattgaattattattttttatgacagaTATGCCAGAGAAGATACACATTATCTGCTATACATATATGATTTCATGAGGATTGAGTTATTTTCCATGCTTAAGGAGCCTGAAAGTGTTGACGCTCCACTGGTAGAGGTAATTATTTATTGCTCATTGCTATTTTGTTTATCAACAAAATTGATTTAGTAGAGCATCTATTTTATAGAGTCCAGAAACATATTTTAGGTGCGTCATAATTGACATGCTGAGATCAAACTAATTAGATGAGCATGAGATCAAACTAATTACACGAGCTTATCTATCCTTGCCACAAACCATTGGGTGTTCCCTTGGACTACTTTGTCTCACAATAGCTTGGACTTTTACTCTTGTTGCTTTCTTGCGATGACTCATGAGACCTTTTGACCTTTCCTTggtacaaaaattaattttttttgtcaatactttaattagttaaaaggtaacacaaaaatgactatatggttgactcATTGAATATTTTTGTCACATGACTAGAATTTCTTTTGACTTATAGGTCTACAAGTGCAGTTATAAGGTCTGCATGCGCCTATATGAAAAAGAACTTCTGACAGAGAAATCCTTCCTTCGTATATACGGGTTCGTTACCCTTTCAGTTGTCattatttcaatatttgtttggTTTGTATATAAGTAAGGAGTGTTATATTCTTTTGGTACAGGTTGCAAGGCGCTGGTTTCAATGCTCAACAACTTGCCGTTGTTTCGGTAAGTTACTCTTCAATTTCTATTTTGTAATACaaagattatttaaataacgAACAAAGGGCTGCTTTATTTTCCGTCCACCACTATTTTTGaaacgaataaaaaaaaactttcaaataAGCAATCCTTTGAGATAAACTTTGTTGTGGCACATTGATTTCTCTATATATCTTGAAAGAGTTTGGTTTGGATACCTAGAAATTCTAATGGCCTTTATGTACCATCAGATTTTATTCTGTGGTATGAGTCCtttttacatgtttttatttttcaacgaAATCCATAACAGCATCCAAAAATCAAAGACATGGTGTGTTGTATATTTATATTGCATTCAATTAGTATTTCCTTACTTTCTAATTTCTATTCTCAAAATCTAGTAGTTTACATTCTATTTACATGGCTCATGCAGGGTTTGTTTAAATGGCGTGACTTTGTTGCCCGTGTAAAGGATGATAGCACGGGATATGTATTGCCAAATAAATCTATTCTTGAAATTGGTAAAAGAAACTTGTGTAAATATTTGTATACTTTTTTATCTGTTTAGAAAGTCGGCTGTATCATGtaaacttaatttatattttcgtgTTTCACAGCTAAACAGATGCCTGTCACTGCAAACAACCTTCGTCTATTGGTGAACTCGAGGCACCCATATGTTGAACACAATTTGGATAGTCTTGTCAACATAATTAGGCATTCTATTCAGAATACTGCGGCATTTGAAGAAATTGCTCAATTATTGAAAACAGGACATGATGTTGCTACCATTGCTCAACAATTGACTCGACATCCTGCCCAGGAACATAACAGGCACCCCATTAGGATCGGCAGCCAAGTGATGGAGGGTAATTTTCACAAAGTATTAGGTTCAAATATCATTCATCATTGGCGGAGGCATGGTGTTGAAAGTCATCAATTGTTTGACTGGCAACATGTGCTTGTGCACTTTTCAACTCCTGTTGTACAGTCCTGCCGCTACTATTGAAGAAGCCACGACAAGCCATTAGAATTGGCAGAGTGATTGGAGGAGGGTTTAGGTAGTTTTCACGAAGTATTAGGCTCACATCTCATTCACCAGTGGTGGAGGTATGGTGTTGTAAATCAATAATCACAAGTTCATAGTATTCTTGTGTTGATCTATTTATTGATTATGTTAAAAGTTATTTCTATGTCTTTTGTTGAGATTTTTAATTACCTCATCAAAATTGTGAGCTCCTTCGGCTGCTGCCTTTGCTTCTTCTAGAAGGCCATCTGAGACCAGTATATCTAGTAGCATATAGACTAATAATATAGTCTACATTCTAACTCAAAGCATAGCCTCTTTTATGAGGATGACCGAAAACTATACTCGAATGCATTATTTCTTCCTCAGAATCAGTGTCCATCATATTCCTGGCCATGAGGTATAGGAACTCAGGGAAGTTAATGGTATCCCATTGGCATCTATCTAATCATG
This genomic interval from Glycine max cultivar Williams 82 chromosome 5, Glycine_max_v4.0, whole genome shotgun sequence contains the following:
- the LOC100800470 gene encoding protein RRP6-like 2, encoding MGLTKPKVPFHVSTIKKPQHEYNIFVDNTNLPFNHVWLKWSHGEKRFIHPLESLSVMSFVDTDVGDVVPVKAPPIESTPFKLVETVQDLKELAAKLHSADEFAVDLEHNQYRTFQGLTCLMQISTRTEDFIVDTLKLHSSIGPYLREVFKDPSKRKVMHGADNDVVWLQRDFGIYICNLFDTHQASKVLKLERKSLEYLLCHFCDITANKEYQSADWRLRPLPYEMLRYAREDTHYLLYIYDFMRIELFSMLKEPESVDAPLVEVYKCSYKVCMRLYEKELLTEKSFLRIYGLQGAGFNAQQLAVVSGLFKWRDFVARVKDDSTGYVLPNKSILEIAKQMPVTANNLRLLVNSRHPYVEHNLDSLVNIIRHSIQNTAAFEEIAQLLKTGHDVATIAQQLTRHPAQEHNRHPIRIGSQVMEGNFHKVLGSNIIHHWRRHGVESHQLFDWQHVLVHFSTPVVQSCRYY